A window of Pomacea canaliculata isolate SZHN2017 linkage group LG3, ASM307304v1, whole genome shotgun sequence contains these coding sequences:
- the LOC112559025 gene encoding uncharacterized protein LOC112559025, protein MDEETDIFDEEMDGSGEETQSIALRYYFSDAGESERSEEDHGSSQFRPQPSHDSYDELIHENKQKHKRSKEQKGSSEEIRREMPHSSSSREGKQSLTDKENCQLNASVEAAYEDDPIPPPRAKKSYHTVLCLDISESMRKGDAYKMIVEIVHKFLDGVEDVVTETGIEENIGLVTFGGRAHVVQNLTNDLSRIREAVDSIVIGRKSPFVEALLVSMAAFVKKASIISVSGMYHVKPRIIFISDGHPTENVDSDETDLPINPMHVRTSLTRLMMDFGFKKQYTKISPIFYIPVGDSADRDLMKSMATLSNGVYMEPTDKAIKTLCNYFTAQETIGKTLTMIRRDESSALGPLIKSLASNLSKEEQEEVASVVKKEMENPNRRKRRSRPDDFVDVFEDTDKVNAGDLLPLGTRVVRGPDWKWGNQDEEGPGTVLNHAEANTTYVLWDNGHRNRYFYGPEVGFDVWKTEEHPRPIGKDGQLEIGMVVKKGPDWECDDHSLDLQHVQTAVVIRKCRREKKLMVRWDNGERQTVPWGKDEKCYVQFCSPARHPSAPQDLDLATLIQGQGREYLQQQEQQQHTAAAATFEHGRWEWMADNGSWHQYTEENSKILEQAYKRKPTGSCIVKREGVNRRIMFRRMTEKLIDGGTECSVRRLEKR, encoded by the exons ATGGATGAGGAAACAGATATATTTGATGAGGAAATGGATGGATCTGGAGAGGAAACTCAAAGCATTGCCCTCAGATATTATTTCTCTGATGCAGGAGAGAGTGAAAGGTCAGAGGAAGACCATGGATCTTCCCAGTTTAG ACCTCAGCCATCACATGATTCATATGATGAACTCATTCATGAAAATAAGCAGAAACATAAAAGATCCAAGGAACAAAAGGGGAGTTCTGAAGAAATCAG GAGAGAGATGCCTCATTCATCAAGCAgcagagaaggaaaacaaagcttGACAGACAAGGAAAACTGTCAGTTGAATGCATCTGTGGAGGCAGCATATGAAGATG ATCCTATTCCACCACCAAGAGCAAAAAAATCTTATCACACTGTGCTGTGCTTGGATATTTCGGAAAGCATGCGAAAAGGAGATGCTTATAAAATGATTGTTGAGATTGTCCATAAGTTCCTAGATG gtgtgGAGGATGTTGTCACTGAGACTGGTATAGAGGAGAATATTGGGCTGGTCACATTTGGTGGACGAGCTCATGTGGTGCAAAACCTGACTAATGATTTGTCACGTATAAGAGAAGCTGTTG atTCAATTGTAATAGGAAGAAAGTCTCCCTTTGTGGAAGCTTTGCTTGTGTCGATGGCAGCATTTGTCAAAAA agCTTCCATCATCTCAGTTTCTGGGATGTATCATGTGAAGCCACGCATCATTTTCATCAGTGATGGTCATCCTACAGAAAATGTTGACAGCGATGAAACAGATTTACCTATCAACCCaatgcat GTAAGAACATCTTTAACACGCCTCATGATGGATTTTGGTTTCAAGAAACAATACACAAAGATATCTCCTATCTTCTACATTCCTGTTGGTGACAGTGCTGACAGG GACCTGATGAAAAGTATGGCTACACTGAGTAACGGTGTCTACATGGAGCCTACtgacaaagcaataaaaacactgTGTAATTATTTCACTGCGCAG GAGACAATTGGAAAGACTCTCACAATGATTAGAAGGGATGAATCATCTGCACTTGGTCCATTAATCAAGTCTCTTGCATCTAACCTTTCCAAGGAAGAGCAG GAAGAGGTGGCGTCAGTGGTTAAAAAGGAGATGGAAAACCCTAACAGGCGCAAACGCAGAAGCAGGCCTGATgactttgttgatgtttttgaagACACAG ACAAAGTTAATGCAGGTGACCTATTGCCACTCGGAACTCGAGTTGTGAGAGGACCAGACTGGAAGTGGGGCAACCAAGATGAAGAAGGGCCAGGCACTGTCCTCAACCATGCTGAAGCCa aTACTACATATGTACTCTGGGACAACGGTCATCGCAACCGCTACTTCTATGGTCCAGAAGTTGGATTTGATGTATGGAAGACAGAAGAACATCCAAGACCGATAGGAAAAGATGGGCAGCTTGAAATTGGCATGGTTGTCAAAAAAG GTCCGGACTGGGAATGCGATGACCACAGTTTGGATCTTCAGCACGTACAAACAGCTGTTGTAATTCGAAAATgtcgaagagaaaaaaaattaatg GTTCGCTGGGATAATGGAGAAAGGCAGACTGTACCATggggaaaagatgaaaaatgttatgTTCAGTTTTG TTCTCCAGCTCGGCATCCGTCTGCTCCACAGGACTTGGATTTAGCAACTTTGATCCAAGGACAAG GGAGAGAATATTTACAGCAACAGGAACAGCAGCaacacacagcagcagcagcaaccttTGAACATGGGAGATGGGAATGGATGGCAGATAATGGAAGCTGGCACCAGTACActgaagaaaacagcaaaattttAGAGCAAGCttataaaagaaaaccaacTGGGTCATGTATTGTCAAGAGGGAGGGAGTCAA TCGAAGAATAATGTTTCGAAGAATGACAGAAAAGCTGATAGATGGTGGCACTGAATGCTCTGTCAGAAGACTTGAAAAGAGATGA
- the LOC112559026 gene encoding uncharacterized protein LOC112559026 isoform X1 codes for MKSSEDMISIGLDSDSEARLVKEAVDKAYEFDTEPAPKASSFDTMLCLDISSSMMKGGAFDEMKRAVNVFIDGVEDAVNESGTEENIGLVTFGDHAVVAQNLTNDFSRIREKVEALKPEGKSPFVEALLVAMAAFVRKGGVVSVSGEWNVRPRIIFISDGYPTESTEDKGLDVAKNINHVRAAVSRMLISFKASSSFNQVHPIVFVPVGSMADKFYMKAMSDVCGGCYKESANIRDLCYYFRTQDTIGKVIVCLKDKKETVSQEEIRAVVKALAPDLRHVDEKEIVETIQNELKNPERRSSIKVNPRNVELNNVYENTEKVNLGYFLPLGTRVVRGPDWTYGDQDGNGPGTVISHEKKYSWHWVEWDSGEFNCYPQSPRKGFHLMKTDESPRIKTKNLEIGMVVKKGLKWNKRDGDEHLEKGVIIRKSDKEKKVVVRWSNGELQVCTYSNNGPAEVEYWNGQGSIPNVPGLCKEKEEEGKGIWQWNDGSGNWINYDLSTNEQIEKQFLKHNVASVLIYRDGKQRRIMFKRKTERLIDGNLEYDVQRI; via the exons atgaaatCATCAG AGGACATGATAAGCATCGGGCTAGATTCGGACAGTGAGGCAAGACTGGTGAAAGAGGCTGTCGATAAAGCTTATGAATTTG ATACGGAGCCAGCACCAAAAGCCAGCTCATTTGATACCATGCTATGCTTGGACATTTCTTCCAGCATGATGAAGGGAGGAGCGTTTGATGAAATGAAGAGGGCAGTGAATGTTTTCATTGATG GGGTAGAAGATGCAGTCAATGAATCTGGTACAGAAGAGAATATTGGGCTTGTGACATTTGGAGATCATGCTGTTGTTGCACAGAATCTCACAAATGACTTCTCTCGGATCAGAGAAAAAGTGG aGGCACTGAAGCCAGAAGGAAAGTCGCCCTTTGTTGAGGCCCTACTAGTGGCCATGGCAGCTTTTGTCCGCAAAG GTGGCGTTGTCTCTGTGTCTGGAGAGTGGAATGTGCGTCCACGTATCATTTTTATCAGTGATGGCTATCCAACTGAATCAACTGAGGATAAGGGACTAGATGTTGCCAAGAACATTAATCAT GTGAGGGCAGCTGTATCAAGGATGTTGATCAGTTTCAAGGCCAGCTCAAGTTTTAACCAAGTGCATCCTATTGTGTTTGTCCCAGTGGGGTCTATGGCTGATAAG TTCTACATGAAAGCAATGTCTGACGTGTGTGGTGGATGTTATAAAGAGTCAGCCAACATCAGGGACCTATGTTACTACTTTAGAACACAG gaTACAATAGGGAAAGTGATAGTATGCttgaaagacaagaaggaaacTGTATCACAAGAAGAAATAAGGGCAGTTGTTAAAGCACTGGCTCCTGACCTTAGGCATGTCGATGAGAAGGAAATAGTTGAGACCATACAGAATGAACTTAAGAATCCTGAAAGGCGTTCCTCCATTAAAGTCAACCCTAGAAATGTTGAACTTAACAATGTGTATGAAAACACAG agaaAGTCAACTTAGGTTACTTCCTGCCACTGGGTACACGAGTAGTTCGTGGACCTGACTGGACTTACGGGGACCAGGATGGAAATGGGCCAGGCACTGTTATtagtcatgaaaaaaaat ATTCTTGGCACTGGGTCGAGTGGGATTCTGGAGAGTTCAACTGTTACCCACAAAGCCCAAGAAAGGGATTTCATCtgatgaaaacagatgaaagtcCACGgattaaaactaaaaatcttgAAATTGGCATGGTTGTGAAAAAAG GACTAAAGTGGAACAAGAGGGATGGTGATGAGCATTTGGAGAAAGGTGTGATCATTCGCAAAtcagacaaagagaagaaagtagTG GTTCGGTGGTCTAATGGAGAACTACAGGTCTGCACTTACTCTAATAATGGTCCTGCTGAAGTTGAGTACTG GAATGGACAAGGAAGTATCCCTAATGTCCCTG GtctttgtaaagaaaaagaagaggaaggaaaagGCATATGGCAGTGGAATGATGGTTCAGGCAACTGGATAAATTATGATCTCAGTACAAATGAACAAATTGAGAAACAATTCCTCAAACACAATGTGGCATCTGTCCTCATCTACAGAGATGGCAAACA GAGGCGAATAATGTTCAAAAGGAAAACCGAACGTTTGATTGATGGCAACCTGGAATATGATGTACAACGCATATGA
- the LOC112559026 gene encoding uncharacterized protein LOC112559026 isoform X2: MKSSEDMISIGLDSDSEARLVKEAVDKAYEFDTEPAPKASSFDTMLCLDISSSMMKGGAFDEMKRAVNVFIDGVEDAVNESGTEENIGLVTFGDHAVVAQNLTNDFSRIREKVEALKPEGKSPFVEALLVAMAAFVRKGGVVSVSGEWNVRPRIIFISDGYPTESTEDKGLDVAKNINHVRAAVSRMLISFKASSSFNQVHPIVFVPVGSMADKFYMKAMSDVCGGCYKESANIRDLCYYFRTQDTIGKVIVCLKDKKETVSQEEIRAVVKALAPDLRHVDEKEIVETIQNELKNPERRSSIKVNPRNVELNNVYENTEKVNLGYFLPLGTRVVRGPDWTYGDQDGNGPGTVISHEKKYSWHWVEWDSGEFNCYPQSPRKGFHLMKTDESPRIKTKNLEIGMVVKKGLKWNKRDGDEHLEKGVIIRKSDKEKKVVVRWSNGELQVCTYSNNGPAEVEY; the protein is encoded by the exons atgaaatCATCAG AGGACATGATAAGCATCGGGCTAGATTCGGACAGTGAGGCAAGACTGGTGAAAGAGGCTGTCGATAAAGCTTATGAATTTG ATACGGAGCCAGCACCAAAAGCCAGCTCATTTGATACCATGCTATGCTTGGACATTTCTTCCAGCATGATGAAGGGAGGAGCGTTTGATGAAATGAAGAGGGCAGTGAATGTTTTCATTGATG GGGTAGAAGATGCAGTCAATGAATCTGGTACAGAAGAGAATATTGGGCTTGTGACATTTGGAGATCATGCTGTTGTTGCACAGAATCTCACAAATGACTTCTCTCGGATCAGAGAAAAAGTGG aGGCACTGAAGCCAGAAGGAAAGTCGCCCTTTGTTGAGGCCCTACTAGTGGCCATGGCAGCTTTTGTCCGCAAAG GTGGCGTTGTCTCTGTGTCTGGAGAGTGGAATGTGCGTCCACGTATCATTTTTATCAGTGATGGCTATCCAACTGAATCAACTGAGGATAAGGGACTAGATGTTGCCAAGAACATTAATCAT GTGAGGGCAGCTGTATCAAGGATGTTGATCAGTTTCAAGGCCAGCTCAAGTTTTAACCAAGTGCATCCTATTGTGTTTGTCCCAGTGGGGTCTATGGCTGATAAG TTCTACATGAAAGCAATGTCTGACGTGTGTGGTGGATGTTATAAAGAGTCAGCCAACATCAGGGACCTATGTTACTACTTTAGAACACAG gaTACAATAGGGAAAGTGATAGTATGCttgaaagacaagaaggaaacTGTATCACAAGAAGAAATAAGGGCAGTTGTTAAAGCACTGGCTCCTGACCTTAGGCATGTCGATGAGAAGGAAATAGTTGAGACCATACAGAATGAACTTAAGAATCCTGAAAGGCGTTCCTCCATTAAAGTCAACCCTAGAAATGTTGAACTTAACAATGTGTATGAAAACACAG agaaAGTCAACTTAGGTTACTTCCTGCCACTGGGTACACGAGTAGTTCGTGGACCTGACTGGACTTACGGGGACCAGGATGGAAATGGGCCAGGCACTGTTATtagtcatgaaaaaaaat ATTCTTGGCACTGGGTCGAGTGGGATTCTGGAGAGTTCAACTGTTACCCACAAAGCCCAAGAAAGGGATTTCATCtgatgaaaacagatgaaagtcCACGgattaaaactaaaaatcttgAAATTGGCATGGTTGTGAAAAAAG GACTAAAGTGGAACAAGAGGGATGGTGATGAGCATTTGGAGAAAGGTGTGATCATTCGCAAAtcagacaaagagaagaaagtagTG GTTCGGTGGTCTAATGGAGAACTACAGGTCTGCACTTACTCTAATAATGGTCCTGCTGAAGTTGAGTACTG A